The window AACAATAATATTTCTTATGAAGAAAGATTAGATTTAATAAAAAAACTTTCTATGAATATTATAGGTACTCACAATTTTAAAAATCCTGAATTTAATTTTGGTGTAACTAAAGTTGACGGTAAATGGTTGTTTGGTATCGATAATAAAAATAACTATGAATGGCATGCTCATGATAATAAACCTTGTTCTTATTCTAATTCATTAGGTGTTAAAGTTGCTAAAGCTGTTGTTAATATTGCTAACAATGGTTTAAAGGAAAAGACTATTATAGACCCTTGTTGTGGAGTTGGAACTACAATAGTTGAAGCACTAGATGCTGGTTATCAGATAGAGGGTTATGAAATTAATAAACATATTGCTAAAAATGCAAATATTAATTTAGAATTTTATGGATTTCAACCCATCGTTGTAAATGACGATATGCACAACATAAAAAAGAAGTATGATAGTTCTATAATTGATATTCCCTATGGTCTTTTTAGTCATACTTCTGAAGATGAACAACAAGATATAATTAATACCGCTCGAAGAATTTCAAATAAAATAATTTTAATCTCTTTTGAAGAACATGATTCAATGATAGCTAAGGCTGGATTTAAAATAATTGATAGGTGTGTTGTTACAAAGGGAAGATTTAAAAGATTTATAGTGGTCGCTGAATAATTTTTTATTTATTATTAAAATATTAAAAAAATAAATTAAAT is drawn from Cetobacterium somerae ATCC BAA-474 and contains these coding sequences:
- a CDS encoding TRM11 family SAM-dependent methyltransferase produces the protein MNQILKYMYIVNYPTFEEELCLLEMRAVFGKIPDEKTLFSNIEFNPSNSPFIKTRLDIIHEKDTIEELLAEINKDTTVYDNFKLEYVRLNNNNNISYEERLDLIKKLSMNIIGTHNFKNPEFNFGVTKVDGKWLFGIDNKNNYEWHAHDNKPCSYSNSLGVKVAKAVVNIANNGLKEKTIIDPCCGVGTTIVEALDAGYQIEGYEINKHIAKNANINLEFYGFQPIVVNDDMHNIKKKYDSSIIDIPYGLFSHTSEDEQQDIINTARRISNKIILISFEEHDSMIAKAGFKIIDRCVVTKGRFKRFIVVAE